The following nucleotide sequence is from Candidatus Bathyarchaeota archaeon.
TTTTGGATCCCTGGTAAACAGAACCCTTGCACGATTAATCGGACATATCCTCTCAGAGAAGACCGGATACACGATTGGAGTTCAGCAAGACCCTTACAGAATCGTCATCCAGACCTTTGGGACGTCGAAATCGGAAGATGTCCGCCAGATTCTCCTAGACCTCCCAAATACGGATGTCGAGAATATTGCTGTCCAAGCTACAACTAAGACTGGATTATTTAAACGGCGGATGGTCCACGTTGCTAGAAAATTTGGGGCACTTTCAAAATGGGTTGATTTTAGCAACATTAGTCTTAGACAACTAATGAAAAGTTTTGAGGGTACCGCGATTTACGATGAGGCAATCAAGGAAACCTTACAAAGCGATATGGATATTGAGCATACAGTTGAAGTCCTAAATAAAATTCGAAGTGGCGAAATTGAGGTTGTCTGTTTAAAAACTATGAGTGAAGCTACACCAATAGCACGCGTAGGCATTGAACGAATTAGTCGAAAAACCGATTTAATACCGCCAGAGAAAATGAAACGAATTTTAATTGAATCGGCAAGAGCAAGAATCTTAAATGAAGTTCGCACCTTCGTTTGCACCAATTGCTGGGAATTCATAGAAATGCTTCGAATGCGCGACCTACCGAGTAAGCTAAAGTGCCCAAAATGTGGTTCTGATGAAATCGGAGTACTCGAGGAAACCGAAGAGGTAATAAGGAAACTTTGTGAAAAGAAGGGCAAGAATCTTTCCGAACGGGAGAAGGAAATTCAAGAAAAGGCAATTGAAACCGCACAATTAATATCTAAATATGGTCGAACCGCTGCCATGGTTTTAGCTGGTCACAGAATCAGACCATCTGATGCTGAAATCGTCCTATTGGAAGAACACAAACTTACCGATAATCTATTTGAATTAATTGTCGAAGCTGAGCGCAAAGCATTAAAAAGACGTTTCTGGTAGTTTCAGAGGCTATTCTTCTGAAAGCATCCTCTTCTTAGAAAGCTCTTCTGATTCGTACACCCAATTTTTAGATTTGTTAACTATTCGCCAAACCCGATTAGTTTCAACCTCTATTTCAACTTCAAGGAGGTCTCCGCTTGCAACGGGTATAGCGCCATGAATTGGGTGAGGACGAAGAATTGAGTGATCGTTTCTCCTGAGTTCTAAATAGGTGTATAAGTCGCTGTAAATATCGCTGTGAAGAGAAGGCGTAAGGAAAGAGGAAAGTGACTTATACGCATAACGAGCGGAAACAACCTGACACTCAAACTTTTTTATTGTCAATGTAATCATCAGGAAATGTCCTTTACTTTGTATCTTTCTTCATATTGGATTTCGTAGAGTTTACGTACCTTCTCAATCGTGTCAATTTCATTAACAGACTTATCATCTCTAAGTCTCACGTATTTCGGAACTCTTAAAGCGAAACCACTTGTGTATTCATCTGTCGTTTGAATCTCTTGGAAGGTAACCTCCAACACAATTGAGGGCTTAACGTATACGCCTTCCTCGTCCTCTCCGATTTTTGAACGTTCGACAATACTACGAAGACTGGCCATCACTTCTTCCGAGATATTTGAAACTTTCCCTATTGTGTAAAGTTTTTTCTGAAATGGATCTCTAACGGCTAACAGAAATGACGAATAAAATCCAGCGCGATACCCTTTACCGTAAAGAGCCTTTACTACCACGCAATCCAATGTGTCACGTTCAGGTTTCAATTTTAACCATGTGTACGTCCTCTCTCCGGGTTCGTAGACTGAGTTTAAATTTTTAACAACCACCCCTTCTAAACCCTCGTCTAAACACATCTGATAAAATTTCATCAATGAATGTTCATCGGTACAGTCCGTCCCGCTGGCCAAGTATTCCTGGGGAACAACGATTTTCAAGTATTCGCGACGCTCCCGTAAAGGTAAGCCCATAAAATTTCTTTCATTGAGATATAGGATGTCAAATGCTTTGAAAGTTAAACCGATTTCTTTCGCCCTTTTTTCTTCATATTCCCTCGGAACAGTGCGGATTAATAGGTCTTGGAACGGAAGGAGATTTCCCTTGGAATCGGTGGCAACTACTTCCCCGTCTACAATACATGAATGGGCATTGAACTCCTTCGCCAAATTAGCAATTTCAGGCAAGGTTTTCGACTTTTCAACAGCTCTTCTTGAAAATAGCCATACTTGTGTTCCCCACTTATGAATCTGTAGTCGACTTCCATCATACTTGTACTCGATTCTAGCCGGGAATTGAACCTTATCTGGATCATATAGGTGAGCCAGCTGTGGCGGTAGGAATCTTCCGGGGCGTAACTTTATTTTGGAAAGTTCTTTGTTTCCTTTAATGGCATGAAGCAAAGCTCCTGTTACACCCATAATCGAGCAGGCTTGTTCCAGAAGATCCTTGTCTATGCCTAAGACCCGTGCAACAGCGTACTTAACTGATGGCTCGTGATAACCGAGTTTAAGGTCTTGGAGGATGAGGCGTACAATGTACTNNNNNNNNNNCCTCACTCGGGGTGCTAGCCTGTAAAATGCTGGCTATGAGATGTATCCGCTCGTCTATTCCCTTAAGGTTAGGAAGAAGTTTAATTGAATTGTATACTTCGTCAACAGTTAATTTGGAAGGTTTCTCTTCTAGCAGTAGGGAAGCAACATCACCATAATCTCCATAGTCTAAAAAGAGTTTTCGGACAGTATCTTGCGCTTTGCCTGTAGCTTCGGCGATGGCTTTCTCAATGATGCCTGGCCCAACCTTTGGGTTTGCATCGACGATTTGTCCGAGAGCAAGGCGAACCTTAGTTTCAAAACCTAGCTCCTTAATTTGAAAGAAGCGAGTAAGTTCAGTTTCCTTACCCTTAATGCTTCGTAGAGTAAGAATCTTCTCGAAAGTTGAGACAACCCTTGCGAATGGATAAAGATTTTTTGGTTCAAGCCCCGCTAAGGACAGTTGTATAAGAAAGTATGGTACCCTGTACCTTCGCTCAATTTGCTCTGGCGTAAATCCAACCTTTGAGAGATGAACTATGGCTTCTTTAAGGCTTCCATATGTTTTAACAAGCTCATCGAATGTGGGAGGTTTTACGAGGGTCATTCTTCTTCTTCCGATTCCTCTACTTTCTTCCTTTTTACTCCAGGCTTAGGCTCCTCGACCGCTTCTGCCACCCTTTCTTCAAACGGAGGTTTCTCTAAGGCTCTAATGAAACCGTCACGAGTGATGTCGATTCTGATTCTGCGCCTAACAAAGTTACATAATCGACAGTCGAGGATCCTAGCAATTCTCACAAATTCACCACGCTTTGCCTCGAGGTCGATTTGCTGGTCAAACCAGTAAACCCGTCCAAAATCAACGATGATTGTACCATCTAAGTTGTGAGCTAACCCAATCCCACCAGCCATTTCATAAGAATCCCATTCCTCACTACTTCTCTGATTAATGAAAAGCGCCGTAACTCCATGAACTTGGTTATACCGTGCTAATTCCATCACACGGTATTTCAAAGCCCCTCGATACGTTTCTAAGGCGGTTACAGAATCGATAAGAACTAGCTCGATTCCCCTAGTTTCCACAATATATCTATACGTTTCAGCAAACGTGGTCCAATCCAATAAATCAGGAGTTGCCACAGCATCTAAAATATACAAATTCTGCGCTATACTCTTCCAGTTTAACTTAAGAATCTGAGCTTTCTGAACAAGGCGAGATTGAAGGTCAAACCTCGATGTCGGACTCTTCCAAGTATCTTCCGCGGTTACAAATAAAACCTTCCTACCATTAGCAGCAGTCCGAATAGCTATTTCCTCTGCAAGAATACTCTTACCCGCGCCCGGGAGCCCTGTAACAGCTAGCTGCCCGCATATTGGAATTCCTCCCAAGGGATTTCCCTCTGGGGTTAAGAACATTTCATCTAGAAAGGTTCCAGTTGGAAAACCAATTAGGGGCTTTTTGGCTTCCTCAACTTTGA
It contains:
- a CDS encoding ATP-dependent DNA ligase — protein: YIVRLILQDLKLGYHEPSVKYAVARVLGIDKDLLEQACSIMGVTGALLHAIKGNKELSKIKLRPGRFLPPQLAHLYDPDKVQFPARIEYKYDGSRLQIHKWGTQVWLFSRRAVEKSKTLPEIANLAKEFNAHSCIVDGEVVATDSKGNLLPFQDLLIRTVPREYEEKRAKEIGLTFKAFDILYLNERNFMGLPLRERREYLKIVVPQEYLASGTDCTDEHSLMKFYQMCLDEGLEGVVVKNLNSVYEPGERTYTWLKLKPERDTLDCVVVKALYGKGYRAGFYSSFLLAVRDPFQKKLYTIGKVSNISEEVMASLRSIVERSKIGEDEEGVYVKPSIVLEVTFQEIQTTDEYTSGFALRVPKYVRLRDDKSVNEIDTIEKVRKLYEIQYEERYKVKDIS